In the genome of Magnolia sinica isolate HGM2019 chromosome 2, MsV1, whole genome shotgun sequence, one region contains:
- the LOC131236810 gene encoding DNA damage-repair/toleration protein DRT100 translates to MQNLRWVFQLFIILPAGLLFSQSLAQTDTPPACSALDRTALLSFKASIFKDTTGILSSWVGTDCCGAWDGVECNPETGRVTSLQLQRPERDNALYMKGTLSASLGNLQFLEALVISSMKEIRGTIPESFSKLAHLNQLYLENNMLEGSIPSSLGELPSLKALSLSGNRLQGQLPPSLGHLTTLLQMNVGKNLLTGAIPPTFRNLHTLQSLDLSHNLLSGSIPDFVGQFQSLTLLDLSNNQFSGQMPISLCNLYNVMDMSLEHNNLTGAIPSQIGNLKSLSSLSLSHNFLTGHIPESIVRLRNLWHFNVSRNGLSDPLPAALAKGTHSILSIDLSYNNLHLGTVPDWVRNTGLTAVHLAGCNLKGSLPIFTKPDSLSSIDLSDNSLTGGIGHFLTNMTGLQKLKLSNNMLRFDVSDIVLPDGLSSLDLHSNQLYGSLSRLLQNNTSSFLEVLDLSSNRITGGFPEFSAEIGLKWLDLSRNQITGEIPGSISNLNALVRLDLSRNQIKGIIPSSLGQLRGLAWLDLSINVLSGKIPDSFIGLGGIKHASFRANMLCGQIPQVRPFNIFPPVAYAHNKCLCGKPLPPCKGRN, encoded by the coding sequence ATGCAGAATCTGAGATGGGTTTTTCAGCTTTTCATCATCCTTCCCGCAGGCCTTCTTTTCTCCCAATCCCTGGCCCAAACAGACACTCCTCCAGCTTGCTCAGCATTAGACAGGACTGCCCTTCTCAGCTTCAAAGCCAGCATCTTCAAAGACACCACAGGCATTCTCTCTTCATGGGTTGGAACAGATTGCTGTGGTGCTTGGGATGGCGTCGAATGCAACCCAGAAACAGGAAGGGTTACTAGCTTGCAGCTGCAAAGGCCAGAAAGGGACAATGCCCTTTACATGAAGGGCACCTTGTCCGCCTCTTTGGGCAATCTCCAGTTCTTGGAAGCGCTGGTCATAAGTAGCATGAAGGAGATTAGAGGCACCATACCTGAAAGCTTTTCAAAGCTGGCCCACCTCAATCAGCTCTACCTTGAAAACAACATGCTTGAAGGATCTATTCCTTCAAGCTTAGGTGAGTTGCCATCGCTCAAGGCCCTTTCACTGAGTGGGAACCGTTTACAAGGACAGCTGCCCCCAAGTCTAGGACACCTCACTACCTTGCTGCAGATGAATGTAGGGAAGAATCTCCTCACAGGTGCAATCCCACCCACTTTCAGAAACCTCCATACATTGCAATCCCTTGATCTGAGCCACAACCTTCTATCTGGGAGTATCCCTGATTTTGTAGGACAGTTCCAAAGCTTGACCCTTTTGGACCTTTCAAACAACCAATTCTCAGGACAGATGCCCATTTCCTTGTGTAACTTGTATAATGTTATGGACATGTCATTAGAACACAACAATCTCACTGGTGCAATCCCAAGTCAGATTGGTAACCTGAAATCCCTTAGCAGCCTCTCTCTTAGCCATAATTTTCTCACAGGCCACATTCCTGAATCCATTGTCAGGCTACGAAATTTGTGGCACTTCAATGTTTCTAGAAATGGGTTATCAGATCCATTGCCTGCTGCTCTTGCAAAGGGCACCCATTCCATCCTGTCTATAGACCTGTCCTACAACAACCTGCATTTGGGGACTGTTCCTGATTGGGTTAGGAATACAGGCCTAACAGCTGTCCACCTTGCTGGGTGCAACCTCAAAGGAAGCCTCCCAATCTTCACAAAACCTGATTCTTTGAGCTCCATAGACCTCTCTGACAATTCTCTCACAGGGGGGATTGGCCATTTCCTCACAAACATGACAGGCTTGCAGAAGCTGAAGCTCTCAAACAACATGTTGAGATTTGATGTTTCAGATATTGTGTTGCCTGATGGGCTCTCTTCTCTTGATTTGCACTCAAATCAGCTATATGGGTCCCTCTCAAGGCTCTTGCAGAACAACACCAGCAGCTTTTTAGAGGTTTTGGACCTCTCTAGCAACAGAATCACGGGTGGGTTTCCCGAATTTAGTGCAGAAATTGGCTTGAAATGGCTTGATTTGTCAAGGAACCAGATCACAGGTGAGATCCCAGGTTCAATCTCAAACCTCAATGCCCTAGTGAGGTTGGATCTTTCAAGGAATCAGATCAAGGGCATCATCCCTTCAAGTTTAGGGCAGTTGAGAGGATTAGCATGGCTGGACCTATCAATCAATGTGCTTTCAGGCAAAATCCCAGACAGCTTCATTGGGCTAGGAGGCATCAAACATGCAAGCTTCAGGGCCAATATGCTGTGTGGGCAGATCCCACAAGTAAGGCCCTTCAACATCTTTCCTCCAGTTGCTTATGCCCACAACAAATGCTTATGTGGCAAACCTCTGCCGCCCTGCAAGGGAAGAAACTAA